A single window of Labrus mixtus chromosome 23, fLabMix1.1, whole genome shotgun sequence DNA harbors:
- the LOC132958465 gene encoding uncharacterized protein LOC132958465 has protein sequence MDQTLRCVLGFFLLNLIPHGLAQGNRPRVTTTSNWPETFWAETLTLRCEIEGGGDSEWTFGWRRDRTFSSDKYTADNKYIISGATESDNGDYECIGRRGHTNSTFTPWSEPFKLTVTPRRPKAELRADRTSIPAGGAVTLTCDVNPPSSGWTYILYRGDHPRTQDDGKNFNGRISVSQGGVYWCRGERGEPVYYTEYSDSVTINIILSNRAVVTLQPHWTEIYSGEKITFRCEIEGGDDSEWEYEWETTTSERSVRQSKSFEMTATSYREGEYKCKGKHKTEVLSSTPWSTPITLKVSGKMDLKSK, from the exons ATGGACCAAACCTTGCGTTGTGTGCTGGGGTTTTTCT tGCTGAATTTGATCCCCCACGGATTGGCTCAAG GTAACCGTCCCCGTGTGACCACAACATCCAACTGGCCTGAAACATTCTGGGCTGAGACGCTCACTCTCAGATGTGAGATTGAGGGAGGTGGAGACTCTGAATGGACGTTTGGATGGAGAAGAGACAGAACATTCAGCTCAGACAAATATACAGCagacaataaatacattattagTGGAGCCACTGAATCTGACAACGGAGACTATGAGTGCATCGGCAGAAGGGGCCATACTAATTCTACCTTCACGCCTTGGAGTGAACCCTTCAAATTGACTGTAACAC CAAGAAGACCAAAGGCTGAACTGAGAGCTGACAGGACATCAattccagcagggggcgctgtgacCCTGACCTGTGATGTGAACCCTCCATCATCTGGCTGGACGTACATCTTATACAGAGGAGATCACCCGCGCACACAAGATGATGGTAAAAACTTCAATGGACGAATCAGTGTCTCCCAGGGAGGAGTCTACtggtgcagaggagagagaggagaaccaGTTTACTACACAGAGTACAGTGATTCAGTCACTATCAACATCATTT TATCAAACAGAGCTGTTGTGACTCTTCAGCCCCATTGGACTGAGATATACAGCGGAGAGAAGATCACTTTTAGATGTGAAATCGAGGGTGGAGACGACTCTGAGTGGGAGTACGAGTGGGAAACAACCACCTCTGAAAGATCTGTAAGACAGAGTAAATCCTTTGAAATGACTGCTACTTCTTATAGGGAAGGAGAATACAAGTGTAAgggaaaacacaaaactgaggTACTTTCCTCAACACCATGGAGCACTCCAATCACATTGAAAGTATCAGGTAAGATGGacttaaaatcaaaatga